From a region of the Candidatus Dormiibacterota bacterium genome:
- a CDS encoding shikimate kinase, with protein MESRRHIALMGFMASGKSTIGKRLAARLKRPFCDTDAEVVRLHGPIARIFDLEGEQAFRAYERDAVERALRSSSPSIVALGGGAPTHAPTRRLLECHAYRVFLDVEPERIYERVRRSKTLRPMLGPAPTRAVVAALLRERAPLYREAELAIACKGLTQSAILDAIYEHLHAIGVAS; from the coding sequence GTGGAGAGCAGGCGCCACATCGCGCTGATGGGTTTCATGGCGTCGGGGAAGTCCACCATAGGCAAGCGTCTGGCGGCGCGGCTGAAACGGCCGTTTTGCGACACCGATGCGGAGGTCGTTCGGCTTCACGGGCCGATCGCGCGCATTTTCGACCTCGAGGGGGAGCAGGCGTTTCGCGCCTACGAACGCGATGCCGTCGAACGAGCGTTGAGAAGTTCTAGCCCGTCGATAGTGGCGCTCGGCGGAGGAGCGCCGACCCACGCCCCGACACGCCGCCTGCTCGAATGCCATGCCTACCGCGTCTTTCTCGACGTCGAGCCGGAGCGGATCTACGAGCGGGTCAGGAGATCGAAGACGCTGCGCCCGATGCTCGGACCGGCACCCACGCGAGCGGTGGTTGCAGCGCTGCTGCGAGAGCGCGCGCCGCTCTATCGCGAGGCGGAGCTGGCTATCGCGTGCAAGGGGTTGACGCAATCGGCGATTCTCGACGCTATCTACGAGCATCTTCATGCGATCGGCGTCGCATCGTGA